The Colwellia sp. M166 genome segment ACAACGGGTGATTTTAACGTGACTCCATGATTTATTCTCAACGAGGTACAGGAAGTAAGTTTTCAGCGCTTCAACCGTCAAGTCGTCTGGGCAGGTATCAAAGAAAGTGGCTGTTTGCCTAAAACATCGACTGTAACAGTCAATAGTTTTGTCACTTTTTCCTTGTAAGGTCAGTTCGTTAAGGTAAGATTGAACCAATAAATTGAAACGAGCTTGCTCGATGATATTCATAAGGTACTCCTCAAGACTGCCGATATTGACAGTTAAGGTAAGTACAGATTACTTTTGTTTTTTCTGCCGCAAAGCGGCTTCGTTCAACAAGCACTTCAAACGGAACAAAAACAGTTGGTTAGGTTCCGCTTCGCTACACATTTTAACCAACTATTTTTGTCCGCTTAAGTGGGCGTTGAGGCTGTAGAATTTCTCCAAAAAAGACGTTTTTACGTCTTTTTTTATATTTTGTGATTTGTTTGTTTTTTAACCTTGCGCGATATTCTGGTCTGTGATCTAATAGATATTATCCGGCGAAAGTGAATTCACATGGCTAACTATAAACCTGATTTATCCTGTCAAAGTAAATTCATTCCCATTGATTTTTCACAGCAAATAATCCCCGGCACCTTTGAATATGCGCTTGCGCATATTGTTGATAACCATCTTGATTTATCGGGCTTTGAACAATGGTATTGTAACGATAAAGGCGGCGCAGCCGCCTATTCTCCGTCCGTGATGCTAAAAATAATCCTCTTTGGTTATTCTCGTGGCTTTATCAGTAGTCGCCGCATTGCCAACGCCTGTGAAACCAACATTACCTTTATGAGTTTATCGGGTGATGTTCAGCCACATTACACATCGATTGCCGCATTCGTCGCGCGGATGAAAGACCAAATTGAACCGCTATTTACCCAAGTATTAATGATATGTGATAAAGAAGGCCTCATTGGTCGCCATATGTTTGCTATCGATGGTTGTAAAATCAAATCAAACGCGAGTAAGGAATACAGTGGCACGTTTGAAGAGCTAAAGCGTAAGGAAGTGAAATTACGTAAAGCCAGCCAACGTATATTGGCGAGGCATCAAGCACAAGATGGCATGAGCGGTGATGAAGTCAGCCATGACTTAAAGCAAAAAGCGAAACTTGATAATAGCGCCAGTAAAATCAGCGAGTTCATGGCTACTCATCAGGAAAAACTCGGTAGCCGAGGTAAACCCGTGAAAAGCAATATTACCGATAACGACAGCGCTAAAATGACCACCAGCAAAGGCACCATTCAAGGTTATAACGGTATTGCCATTAACGACGACCGGCATCAAATCATTCTTCAAGCGCAAACATGGGGCAGTGTTGGCGAGCAACAAACCTTAAAACCTGCCATAGAACAACTTCATCATCAATTAGAAAAACTCGGTACGCCAAACGCTTTTGAAACCGCTAAATTTACCGCAGACAGCGGCTTTCATAGTGAAGCTAACCTTGAATATATCGCCACAACCGGGTTAGACAGTTATATCGCGGATACACAATTTAGAAGCCGAAACCCGCTTTTTAAAACCAGTGAAACCTATCATACAGCGCAAGAGAAACGGCGATTAAAACGCAGTAAAGGCAGGCCTCGATTATTCACGCGCGAGAGTTTTCATTTTGACCCCACAACTAATACCTGTGTTTGCCCTGCGGGCAAACCCCTATGGCGACAAAGTGCGGGCATTATCACTGATGGCAGAAGCTACAGTCGATTTACGGGATATTTAAAAGACTGTCGCGTTTGTCCATTACAAAGGCAATGTATGCGAAAGCCCCCTAAATCAACCGGTCGACAAGTCCAGTTCTTAACAAACCTAGCGCAAAATATCAGTCACAGTGACCGAATGAAGGTAAAAATAGACAGTTCAATTGGGCGACGGCAATACAGTAAAAGATTAGGCGCAATAGAACCCATATTTGGCAATATTACTGTCAACAAAGGCATGAATAAATTCACCTTGCGCGGGCAAGATAAAGTGAACACCCAATGGCAAATGTATTGCCTTGTTCATAACATTGAAAAGTTAAGAAGTCGCCTGCATTAGGGCCTAAAACCCTAACATCACAGCACAAAAATAGCCTAAAAACTACATTAACAACTTAGTCATCACCATTAATAAATGTTTAACGATGCAAAATTAAAATCGGCAAAAACGTAAACGTTTTTGATTGTTAAAAGAAAATAATCCAGTTAGAGTATTTTCATTATTTAATTTTAATAAAAACGAGTAATTCTACAGGCTCGTTAAGTGTACGGAGTAAGCATGGAAGATGAATTCGGAGATTGGAGGATTTCAGCTGTTGGCACTATAAAAGAGGATATCCCAGCGGCGTACCCTGGAGGACCATCTCATAAAGCAGGAACACCGATATATCAATCAACTTTAGTTCAAACAGAAGATAAACAAAATATAGGTTTTACTCTACCTAGTTCAACAGCTATGGCTTTAAATATTGCCATAAATGCCGCTAAAAGTGCAAAAGACTTCAAATCTAGAATTGCATACGGGAAAGTCGCTACCCCTCAAGGTTCTGGGCTTGCTGTTAATCATGATAGTGATGAGTGTTTGTTTAATTACTTTGAACAATGCATGATTGCTGTAACCTTTTCTTACCAAGCTATCGAAGTCTTCTGTAACCATACAATTGCAAGAGAAATTAAAGAGGCAACAGAAGTAAAACGCAGAAAAAAAAGGGTTATTCTTTCTCCTCTTGAACTTGAACGACAGTTATCTACAGAAGAAAAAATATCTTTAATTTTACCTAAAATTAAAGGACTCCCTACGCCAAAAGGTAAAAGGCCTTGGGAAGCATTTAAAAAACTAAAAGAGGCCAGAGATTCAACTATCCACATGAAAAATATAGATCAGCAGGCAGTTGATACAGAGTCATTATATTTTCAATTTTTAAGTAAAGATTGTGATATTTTTCCACAAGCCGCCATTGCTATGATCCATTATTTTTTAAATGGAAAGGAACCAAGGTGGCTTAAAAAGCTACTGTAAGTGGCCTGTACACTTAATAAGTGTTTTCAAGTCGGACACATAAAGTTGGCTGTGTTCGTTCCTCACATTTTAGCCAACTTTACTTAGCCGCTTAAAACGGCGTTATAAATACAAAGGATGGTTCCATGAAAATTTTAGGCATAATATTAATACTTATTACTTTTAACTCCTCTGCAAAGTCAGAAAAAGGAGTTGTTGTAAAAATACTTCCTGACAAATTAGTTTTATCTATAGACTGCGAAGCGAAAGCAAACTTGCTAGTAGAAAAGGCTTCGGTTCTCTATACTTGCAAGAATTCAGAAGGTGGAAAATATTTCATGGATTTTCGCTTAAATGATTTAGATTTAGTCGCCGACTTTAAACGAAGCTCAACCGATGTTATTGTTAATGAAAGTCAATTTAAGTCAT includes the following:
- a CDS encoding transposase, which gives rise to MANYKPDLSCQSKFIPIDFSQQIIPGTFEYALAHIVDNHLDLSGFEQWYCNDKGGAAAYSPSVMLKIILFGYSRGFISSRRIANACETNITFMSLSGDVQPHYTSIAAFVARMKDQIEPLFTQVLMICDKEGLIGRHMFAIDGCKIKSNASKEYSGTFEELKRKEVKLRKASQRILARHQAQDGMSGDEVSHDLKQKAKLDNSASKISEFMATHQEKLGSRGKPVKSNITDNDSAKMTTSKGTIQGYNGIAINDDRHQIILQAQTWGSVGEQQTLKPAIEQLHHQLEKLGTPNAFETAKFTADSGFHSEANLEYIATTGLDSYIADTQFRSRNPLFKTSETYHTAQEKRRLKRSKGRPRLFTRESFHFDPTTNTCVCPAGKPLWRQSAGIITDGRSYSRFTGYLKDCRVCPLQRQCMRKPPKSTGRQVQFLTNLAQNISHSDRMKVKIDSSIGRRQYSKRLGAIEPIFGNITVNKGMNKFTLRGQDKVNTQWQMYCLVHNIEKLRSRLH